The proteins below come from a single Candidatus Flexicrinis affinis genomic window:
- a CDS encoding sulfurtransferase: protein MNDIQGRGYANPDVLVSTGWLAEHLTDPSIRIVESNEDPLLYPSGHVPGAVQIDWTHDLNDPVLRDYLDKAGFEALMSRNGIGNDTTVVFYGDKNNWWACYAFWVFQLFGHTNAKVVDGGRAKWELEKRPLTREVPTYPATSYTAPERDDTVIRAFRDQVLAHVRAGRPLVDVRSPGEYSGELLHMPNYPQEGALRGGHIPGAASVPWARAANPEDGTFKTADELCAIYEGEKGLKADDDIVAYCRIGERSSHTWFVLKYLLGYKNVRNYDGSWTEWGNSVGVPIEK, encoded by the coding sequence ATGAATGATATTCAAGGCCGTGGTTACGCCAATCCTGATGTGTTGGTCTCGACTGGGTGGCTCGCCGAGCACCTTACCGATCCCAGCATCCGCATTGTTGAATCGAACGAAGACCCGCTGCTGTATCCGTCCGGCCATGTGCCCGGCGCGGTGCAGATCGACTGGACACACGACCTGAACGACCCCGTTCTGCGCGACTACCTCGACAAAGCCGGGTTCGAGGCGTTGATGTCCCGCAACGGCATCGGCAACGACACCACGGTCGTGTTTTATGGCGACAAGAACAACTGGTGGGCGTGCTATGCCTTCTGGGTCTTCCAGCTCTTCGGCCATACCAATGCGAAGGTGGTCGATGGCGGCCGTGCCAAGTGGGAGCTGGAAAAGCGCCCGCTGACGCGCGAAGTGCCGACCTATCCGGCGACATCCTACACAGCCCCTGAACGTGACGATACGGTAATCCGCGCGTTCCGCGATCAGGTGCTGGCGCACGTACGCGCAGGCAGGCCGTTGGTAGATGTCCGCAGCCCCGGCGAGTACTCCGGCGAGCTGCTGCACATGCCCAACTATCCGCAGGAAGGCGCACTGCGCGGCGGTCATATCCCCGGCGCGGCAAGCGTGCCGTGGGCGCGCGCTGCCAATCCGGAAGACGGCACCTTTAAGACAGCCGACGAACTGTGTGCGATTTACGAGGGCGAAAAAGGCCTCAAGGCCGACGACGATATCGTCGCCTACTGCCGTATCGGCGAACGCAGCAGCCATACGTGGTTCGTGCTCAAGTATCTGCTCGGCTATAAGAACGTGCGTAACTACGACGGCTCGTGGACGGAGTGGGGCAACTCGGTCGGCGTGCCCATCGAGAAGTAG
- a CDS encoding aldo/keto reductase, with translation MKYRQLGSLSVSIVGIGCNNFGGRIDEPAAHAVVHAALDTGINFFDTADVYGSTKSEEYLGRALGDRRGEALIATKFGHRIDDQRKGAHPEYIRQAVEDSLRRLGTDVIDLYQLHTPDATVPIADTLGALDDLVKAGKVRQIGCSNFTVEMLQEAEAAVKPGAARFVSVQNHYSLFHFKPELPVIAECARASIGYLPYFPLASGLLTGKYRRGEPVTSGRLANSPRKDQLLTEENFDKVEQLTAYAEQRGHTILDLAFGWLLWHQVIPSVIAGATKPEQVHANAAASSWILTDDEVAEINAIMA, from the coding sequence ATGAAGTATCGTCAACTTGGAAGCCTATCGGTGTCGATCGTCGGCATCGGATGCAACAACTTCGGCGGGCGCATCGACGAACCGGCCGCCCATGCCGTCGTGCATGCGGCGCTCGACACCGGCATCAACTTCTTCGACACGGCGGATGTGTACGGCAGCACGAAGAGCGAGGAGTACCTCGGGCGGGCGCTCGGCGATCGGCGCGGCGAGGCGCTGATCGCCACCAAGTTCGGACATCGCATCGATGACCAGCGCAAAGGAGCGCACCCCGAGTACATCCGGCAAGCAGTAGAAGACAGCTTGCGCCGTCTTGGCACCGATGTGATCGACCTGTATCAGCTCCACACGCCCGATGCGACCGTTCCGATCGCCGATACGTTGGGCGCGCTAGATGACTTGGTGAAGGCTGGCAAGGTGCGCCAAATCGGGTGTTCGAACTTCACCGTCGAGATGCTGCAGGAGGCCGAGGCTGCGGTGAAGCCGGGGGCGGCGCGCTTCGTCAGCGTGCAGAACCACTACAGCCTGTTCCACTTCAAGCCCGAACTGCCTGTGATCGCTGAGTGCGCCCGCGCGAGCATCGGTTACTTGCCGTATTTCCCGCTGGCCAGCGGTCTGCTGACCGGCAAATACCGGCGCGGCGAGCCGGTCACCAGCGGCCGGTTAGCGAATTCGCCGCGCAAAGACCAGCTTCTCACCGAGGAGAACTTCGACAAGGTCGAACAGCTTACGGCGTACGCCGAGCAGCGTGGTCACACGATTCTGGATTTGGCGTTTGGCTGGCTGTTATGGCATCAAGTCATCCCGTCGGTCATCGCCGGGGCGACCAAACCCGAGCAGGTGCATGCCAACGCCGCGGCTTCGTCATGGATATTGACGGACGACGAGGTAGCCGAGATCAACGCGATCATGGCGTAG
- a CDS encoding phosphatidate cytidylyltransferase encodes MQRPKSTTSATTTAGRSALSNMGQRFVFGLIWLVVALTCLAWGEWPWTIFVAFGAMVGVVEFCALAHGRPIEGVAWVGAPAAAVIVVGFELGETAVVVGALVAAAVGALIGARFLQRTSGAALMTILGLVYVAVPLGITVLLRRELGVFGVLLALMITAGSDTFAYFGGRMFGRTPLAPRISPKKTVEGMVIGLVGGAVLAAAVLAMAGGLTLSSLIIPLLGPPLAVIGDLLESALKRYFDVKDSHLPRFNVIPGHGGVLDRTDSLLLVAPFLAIVLTIIGML; translated from the coding sequence ATGCAACGTCCCAAATCGACGACTTCCGCCACGACGACGGCAGGCCGTTCGGCGCTGTCCAACATGGGGCAGCGCTTTGTCTTCGGCCTGATTTGGCTCGTCGTCGCGCTCACATGCCTCGCGTGGGGCGAGTGGCCGTGGACAATCTTCGTGGCGTTTGGCGCTATGGTCGGTGTGGTGGAATTCTGCGCCTTGGCGCATGGCCGTCCGATCGAGGGTGTGGCGTGGGTCGGTGCTCCGGCGGCGGCTGTGATCGTTGTCGGGTTCGAACTGGGTGAGACTGCGGTCGTCGTCGGGGCATTGGTTGCCGCGGCGGTCGGCGCGCTGATCGGTGCGCGGTTCTTGCAGCGGACATCCGGCGCAGCACTCATGACCATTCTCGGTTTGGTCTACGTGGCTGTCCCTCTCGGAATCACGGTGCTGCTGCGCCGCGAACTGGGCGTATTCGGCGTGCTGCTGGCGCTTATGATTACCGCGGGCAGCGACACGTTCGCGTATTTCGGTGGACGGATGTTCGGCAGGACCCCGCTCGCGCCGCGGATTTCGCCCAAGAAGACCGTCGAAGGCATGGTGATCGGTCTGGTCGGCGGCGCCGTGCTGGCCGCGGCTGTACTGGCGATGGCCGGCGGCCTCACCCTGTCGTCGCTGATTATCCCGCTTCTTGGCCCACCGCTGGCCGTGATAGGCGACCTGCTTGAAAGCGCCCTGAAACGGTACTTCGATGTCAAAGACTCGCACCTGCCGCGTTTCAATGTCATCCCGGGGCACGGCGGCGTGCTCGACCGCACAGATTCGTTACTTCTGGTTGCGCCCTTCCTTGCGATAGTATTGACGATTATTGGTATGCTGTAG
- a CDS encoding PD40 domain-containing protein codes for MAGNSDIQRKLNQGVEAAKSGDRATARRLLEEVVSQDERNELAWIWLATVATNANERRDYLRRVLEINPRNQRAREALSRLGDESTLRPANVGGGRPANLTPGAPRRRSGMTGLIFVIAALALLLAGVGIILFGSGALNPSTPTPTATRRVSAQINNTALPTETPLPLPSTTPVPIELITRSAPTLPATVTPTVTPTTTPTPQVTPPLELSTFDVYYVSQDPAVAEPALYAVRADGSDDGLIAERIRDLAFAPDGQNFAFVRDILGEDGGSISSEIFVGNLTDPNAASPITQTGALDTSSPTFSPDGQYIIFSSSGPGSAADLWVVGVDGIGLQRVTNTDFAEFDPAWSPLGDMIVYSAEFAGDGTTELFFLSVTETGEPIGSAMQATDAGSSSYSPAWSPDGSTVVFASDRRGDGDIYTMDATGNNELLVTIDDGGAEDQSPSYSADGRWIVFVSNREEASFQTYVMRDNGTEMQRITSSFRIDLSAVFRPRSLDPN; via the coding sequence GTGGCAGGTAACTCGGACATCCAGCGCAAGTTGAACCAAGGCGTCGAAGCCGCAAAGTCGGGCGACCGCGCGACGGCGCGCCGCTTGTTGGAAGAAGTCGTCAGCCAAGATGAACGTAACGAACTGGCGTGGATCTGGTTGGCGACCGTTGCGACCAATGCCAACGAACGTCGCGACTACTTGCGCCGTGTGCTTGAGATCAACCCGCGGAACCAGCGTGCGCGGGAGGCGCTTTCGCGCTTGGGCGACGAATCGACGCTGCGACCCGCCAACGTCGGCGGGGGGCGACCGGCAAACCTAACGCCGGGCGCGCCGCGGCGCCGCAGCGGCATGACCGGGCTTATTTTCGTGATCGCCGCGCTCGCCCTGTTGTTAGCCGGTGTCGGCATCATTCTGTTCGGCAGCGGCGCGCTGAACCCCAGCACGCCAACCCCAACCGCGACCCGACGCGTCTCTGCGCAGATCAACAACACCGCTCTTCCAACCGAAACGCCGCTCCCTCTGCCTTCGACGACGCCTGTCCCGATCGAATTGATCACGCGGTCGGCGCCGACGCTTCCCGCCACTGTTACCCCGACCGTCACGCCCACCACGACGCCGACGCCGCAGGTCACGCCGCCGCTCGAGCTTTCTACGTTCGATGTGTACTACGTCAGTCAAGACCCTGCAGTCGCCGAGCCTGCCCTGTATGCGGTGCGTGCGGACGGCAGCGATGACGGTTTGATCGCCGAGCGCATACGCGATTTGGCATTTGCCCCCGATGGGCAGAACTTCGCGTTCGTTCGCGACATTCTCGGCGAAGACGGTGGTTCGATCAGCTCCGAGATTTTCGTCGGCAACCTCACCGATCCCAACGCCGCTAGCCCGATCACGCAGACCGGCGCGCTCGACACCTCTAGCCCGACCTTCTCGCCCGATGGCCAGTACATCATTTTCAGCAGCAGCGGGCCGGGTTCGGCTGCCGACCTGTGGGTGGTCGGTGTGGACGGCATCGGGCTGCAGCGCGTGACCAACACCGACTTCGCCGAGTTCGATCCGGCGTGGTCGCCGCTGGGCGATATGATCGTGTATTCCGCGGAGTTCGCCGGTGACGGCACGACCGAGCTGTTCTTCCTGAGTGTGACCGAGACCGGCGAACCGATCGGCAGTGCGATGCAGGCCACCGATGCCGGCAGCAGCAGCTACTCGCCCGCGTGGTCGCCTGATGGATCGACTGTCGTGTTCGCCAGCGACCGCCGCGGAGACGGCGACATCTACACGATGGACGCCACCGGTAACAACGAACTACTGGTCACAATTGACGACGGCGGCGCGGAAGACCAGTCGCCGTCATACAGCGCCGATGGACGTTGGATTGTGTTCGTCTCCAATCGTGAGGAAGCGAGCTTCCAGACCTACGTCATGCGTGACAACGGCACGGAGATGCAGCGTATCACGTCGAGCTTCCGCATCGATCTGTCCGCGGTGTTCCGGCCGCGCAGCCTTGACCCGAACTAA
- a CDS encoding PD40 domain-containing protein, whose protein sequence is MPPSHDALLKQAIELAKANKRDEARELILKVLQQDEGNARAWTLLARITTDIDERRVALMNIVNLEPFNAPAQEALAKLEGQLAISRSIGEDPTTQKRDRGCMRRVIVALIAIMAIAIVVIGVYILTRQEELSEELLELTQFAVDQRNTSTAVALLDAATATAAVQAIIDITATYEAVPTNTFTPRPTLPPENTATPTITPTLTETPVPRPEGLPGQIIGWGGRAATNDGYFPVIFISVDDGTIRQVSGTNRGDQVSAVSTSRIVYRRFFPDIFANELSVVDPITTFSTLLEDEWAGTGTVFSETTWPQFTPDGRLIVFSALDAQENRGVYVFDSQRPGDKILRITPADGFNYDMPTISPGGTKVVAVRTDGISTSQGTDLVMFDLLTGNREDWTTDGNATIEKMPRWSPDGKLVAYVNENPETGNGDIVLRTIEGLITIIPVTRTPDIDEIHPVFSPDTRYMAYASNFLEGYNIFIYDLLTNGFAQLTFDDEMYFPGAWVE, encoded by the coding sequence ATGCCGCCATCCCACGACGCCCTGCTGAAACAAGCGATCGAGCTCGCCAAAGCCAATAAGCGTGACGAAGCGCGCGAGCTGATCTTGAAAGTCTTGCAGCAGGACGAAGGCAACGCGCGCGCCTGGACGCTGCTGGCCCGCATCACGACCGACATTGACGAACGGCGCGTGGCGCTGATGAACATCGTCAATCTCGAGCCGTTCAACGCGCCGGCTCAGGAAGCGCTGGCCAAACTGGAGGGTCAGCTCGCGATCAGCCGTTCGATCGGCGAGGACCCGACCACACAGAAGCGCGACAGAGGCTGTATGCGCCGGGTTATCGTGGCGCTGATCGCCATCATGGCGATCGCCATCGTGGTAATCGGCGTCTATATCCTGACTCGTCAGGAAGAGCTTAGCGAAGAGTTGCTCGAACTCACCCAGTTCGCGGTCGATCAGCGGAACACCTCGACAGCCGTCGCGCTGCTGGACGCCGCTACCGCAACAGCCGCCGTGCAGGCGATCATCGACATCACGGCGACCTACGAGGCGGTTCCGACCAACACGTTCACACCGCGCCCGACCTTGCCGCCGGAAAACACGGCAACCCCGACCATCACCCCGACGCTGACGGAGACACCCGTGCCCCGGCCTGAAGGCCTCCCCGGCCAAATCATCGGGTGGGGCGGTCGTGCCGCGACCAACGATGGGTATTTCCCGGTCATCTTCATCTCGGTCGACGACGGCACAATTCGCCAAGTGTCCGGCACCAACCGCGGCGATCAGGTCAGCGCGGTCAGTACAAGCCGCATCGTGTACCGCCGCTTCTTCCCGGACATCTTCGCCAACGAGCTGTCGGTCGTCGACCCGATCACGACCTTCAGTACGCTGCTGGAAGACGAATGGGCAGGGACGGGTACCGTGTTCTCCGAGACGACTTGGCCGCAATTCACGCCCGATGGCCGGCTGATCGTCTTCAGCGCGCTGGACGCGCAGGAGAACCGGGGCGTGTACGTCTTCGACTCACAGCGGCCGGGGGATAAGATCCTGCGCATCACGCCGGCCGACGGCTTCAACTACGATATGCCGACCATCTCCCCGGGCGGAACCAAGGTTGTCGCTGTGCGGACGGACGGCATCTCGACATCGCAAGGCACCGACCTCGTCATGTTCGACCTGTTGACTGGCAACCGTGAAGACTGGACGACGGACGGCAACGCGACGATCGAGAAGATGCCGCGCTGGTCGCCCGATGGCAAGCTGGTGGCGTATGTCAACGAAAACCCCGAGACCGGCAACGGCGACATCGTCCTGCGCACCATTGAGGGATTGATCACCATCATCCCGGTTACGCGCACGCCCGACATCGATGAAATCCACCCGGTCTTCAGCCCGGACACGCGCTACATGGCCTATGCGAGCAACTTCCTCGAGGGCTACAACATCTTCATCTACGACTTGCTGACCAACGGCTTCGCCCAGCTCACGTTCGACGACGAAATGTACTTCCCCGGCGCGTGGGTGGAGTGA
- a CDS encoding ABC transporter permease, whose translation MSTATPPVTEAAEPVIRVIEPPKRWMPLNLGELWQYREMTLFLIFRELKIRYKQTVLGIFWAILQPFITMIVFSFVFGRIARMPSDGIPYPLFSYVGLLPWNFFSSGLSKASTSLNSNSSLIKKIYFPRLILPVTAILSGLVDFFLGTVMLAILYIYFAAAVAPVSPLVVNHAIPFINSDLALNAFNHAVRNYEITANVVWLPLLLLLSFTVALSLSLWFAALNVRFRDVAVAIGFLVRILLYLTPVIYPISRLDGVFQVLAALNPMTGVIEGFRWALLGVDTAPGIYVLISAAMSILLLIGGLYYFRRTESTFADLI comes from the coding sequence ATGTCAACTGCTACACCTCCTGTGACCGAAGCCGCCGAACCGGTGATTCGGGTTATTGAGCCGCCCAAACGCTGGATGCCGCTGAACCTCGGTGAACTGTGGCAGTACCGCGAAATGACGCTGTTTCTGATCTTCCGGGAACTCAAGATCCGCTACAAGCAGACCGTGCTGGGCATCTTCTGGGCCATCCTTCAGCCGTTCATCACGATGATCGTGTTCAGCTTCGTGTTCGGCCGCATCGCCCGCATGCCGTCGGACGGCATTCCCTATCCGTTGTTCAGCTATGTCGGGCTGCTGCCGTGGAATTTCTTCTCGAGCGGCCTCTCTAAAGCGTCAACCAGCCTGAACTCGAACAGCAGCCTAATCAAGAAAATCTACTTCCCGCGCTTGATCCTGCCCGTCACGGCTATCCTGTCCGGATTGGTCGACTTCTTCCTGGGCACGGTCATGCTCGCCATCCTTTACATCTACTTTGCTGCGGCGGTCGCGCCCGTCTCGCCGCTTGTCGTCAATCACGCGATCCCGTTCATCAACTCCGATTTGGCGTTGAACGCCTTCAATCACGCCGTACGCAACTACGAGATCACAGCCAACGTCGTTTGGCTTCCGCTGCTGCTGCTGCTGTCGTTCACTGTCGCGCTATCGCTGAGCCTGTGGTTCGCGGCGCTCAACGTGCGATTCCGTGACGTGGCCGTGGCGATCGGCTTTTTGGTGCGCATCCTGCTCTATCTGACACCGGTCATCTACCCGATCAGCCGGTTGGATGGTGTCTTTCAGGTGCTGGCCGCGCTCAACCCGATGACCGGCGTGATCGAAGGATTTCGCTGGGCGCTGCTCGGGGTCGACACCGCTCCCGGCATTTACGTGCTCATCTCAGCCGCGATGTCCATTCTGCTGCTGATCGGCGGGTTGTACTACTTCCGGCGGACGGAAAGCACGTTCGCGGATTTGATCTAG
- a CDS encoding ABC transporter ATP-binding protein, with amino-acid sequence MNAIEVQNLGKMFRIGEAQLADTDLTTAFVNLLTGPFRRVRSLIANQLPDFAEKEFWALKDISFDVQEGEVMGIIGRNGAGKSTLLKILTGISAPTEGRALIRGRVGSLLEVGTGFHPELTGRENVFMNGTILGMKNAEIKAKFDEIVAFSGVEEFIDTPVKRYSSGMQVRLAFSVAAHLEPEVLLVDEVLSVGDVEFRRKSLGKMRDVTGKGRTVVIVSHNMASIQNLCNRAILLEGGRIAMLDNAERVIMEYLNRNHAGEATSTADLTAHPGRKRGSTPTLTRVRVLNGAGEPTPVIGVGDPLTLEVSLNTEDRSYANSYITLSINTEREQRMVKFSTEVQLNRGLTFLGEQRHTCTWPECILSPGEYNVDIALRTNSTANERGGSTVDQISQAITFEVAPADIHGTGRIPSDGSGLIWPRAVWDSVQVDNRKPEAL; translated from the coding sequence ATGAACGCCATCGAAGTACAGAACCTCGGCAAGATGTTCCGCATCGGCGAAGCCCAACTGGCCGACACCGACCTGACGACTGCGTTCGTCAACCTGCTGACCGGACCGTTTCGCCGCGTGCGTTCGCTGATCGCCAACCAACTTCCCGACTTCGCCGAGAAAGAATTCTGGGCGCTCAAGGACATCTCGTTCGATGTCCAAGAGGGCGAGGTCATGGGCATCATCGGCCGCAACGGCGCCGGCAAGAGCACGCTGCTCAAGATCCTCACTGGAATCTCCGCACCGACCGAAGGGCGCGCACTCATTCGCGGGCGCGTCGGCTCGCTGCTCGAGGTGGGCACCGGCTTCCACCCCGAACTGACCGGCCGCGAGAACGTATTTATGAACGGCACGATCCTCGGCATGAAGAACGCCGAGATCAAGGCGAAGTTCGACGAGATTGTCGCGTTCTCCGGCGTCGAAGAGTTCATCGACACGCCAGTGAAACGCTATTCGAGCGGCATGCAGGTGCGCCTCGCGTTTTCCGTCGCCGCCCATCTCGAGCCCGAAGTGCTGCTGGTCGATGAAGTGCTGTCGGTCGGCGATGTCGAATTCCGGCGCAAGTCGCTGGGAAAGATGCGCGATGTGACCGGCAAGGGCCGAACGGTCGTGATCGTCAGCCACAACATGGCGTCGATCCAGAACCTGTGCAACCGCGCGATACTGCTTGAGGGCGGTCGGATAGCGATGCTCGACAACGCCGAGCGCGTCATTATGGAGTACCTGAACCGGAACCACGCCGGCGAGGCGACCTCCACCGCCGACCTCACGGCGCATCCGGGCCGCAAGCGCGGCTCAACGCCTACGCTGACACGCGTACGAGTACTTAACGGGGCGGGAGAACCGACCCCGGTCATTGGCGTCGGTGACCCGCTTACGCTCGAGGTGTCGCTCAACACGGAAGACCGCAGTTACGCGAATAGTTACATTACGCTGTCGATCAATACCGAACGCGAACAGCGAATGGTGAAGTTCAGTACCGAGGTGCAGCTCAACCGCGGCCTAACCTTTCTCGGCGAGCAGCGCCATACATGCACGTGGCCCGAGTGCATCCTCAGCCCCGGAGAGTACAACGTTGATATCGCTCTACGAACCAACAGCACCGCGAACGAGCGGGGCGGTTCGACGGTCGATCAGATCTCGCAGGCGATCACGTTTGAGGTCGCGCCGGCCGACATTCACGGCACCGGACGTATTCCGAGCGATGGGTCCGGCCTGATCTGGCCACGAGCGGTATGGGACTCCGTTCAGGTCGATAATAGAAAGCCTGAGGCGTTGTAG
- a CDS encoding sulfotransferase yields MPPEGPGYLGVFRDPVNEIAQIYKLRLAHIVPVNQPLLLMSQVQRSGGTLMSQLFDGHPQCLAHPDELNIGRPDKYTYPDLSMTADADQWFEQLFERRVQRLFVTGYLKSPDTASYDKADIFPFVFLSNLQREIFSVTCDTLIRASTQRDVLDAYFTSYFNAWLDYQGLFQAKTYVTAFVPRVSMRADNVDRFFRDYPDGRLVSVIREPKGWYASSHRKGPENYPNPQASLPIWMQSAESMIANKTNYPDKVRLVSFDELLRDTAGVMRRLADWSGLDWHPSLTEPTFQGQPIKANTAFRTTDYGVIDEPRKRGSMLPPEEAEFIDTTAKALYERVLGMCE; encoded by the coding sequence ATGCCCCCAGAAGGACCGGGATACTTGGGTGTGTTTCGCGACCCGGTGAACGAGATCGCCCAGATCTATAAACTACGCCTTGCGCATATTGTGCCGGTCAATCAGCCGCTGCTGCTGATGTCGCAGGTGCAGCGGTCCGGCGGCACGCTGATGAGTCAGTTGTTCGACGGCCATCCCCAGTGTCTCGCCCACCCGGACGAGCTGAACATTGGCCGCCCGGACAAGTACACCTACCCCGACCTCAGCATGACCGCCGACGCCGATCAGTGGTTCGAGCAATTGTTCGAGCGCCGTGTGCAGAGGCTGTTTGTCACTGGCTACCTGAAGTCGCCGGACACCGCGAGCTATGACAAGGCGGATATCTTCCCGTTCGTATTTCTCAGCAATTTGCAGCGTGAGATCTTCTCGGTGACGTGCGATACCCTCATCAGGGCGTCGACCCAGCGTGACGTGCTGGACGCGTATTTCACCAGCTACTTCAATGCGTGGCTCGACTATCAGGGGCTGTTCCAAGCCAAGACGTATGTGACCGCATTCGTGCCGCGCGTGAGCATGCGCGCCGATAATGTCGACCGCTTCTTCCGCGATTATCCGGACGGGCGGCTTGTGTCGGTGATTCGCGAGCCGAAAGGGTGGTACGCCTCGTCGCATCGCAAGGGGCCGGAGAATTACCCGAACCCGCAGGCATCGCTGCCGATCTGGATGCAATCGGCCGAGTCGATGATCGCCAACAAGACGAACTATCCCGACAAGGTGCGCCTGGTCTCGTTCGACGAACTGCTGCGCGATACCGCAGGCGTCATGCGCCGTCTTGCCGATTGGTCCGGCCTCGACTGGCATCCGAGCCTGACCGAGCCGACCTTTCAAGGCCAGCCGATCAAGGCCAATACCGCCTTCCGCACCACCGACTACGGCGTCATCGACGAACCGCGCAAACGGGGCAGTATGCTCCCGCCGGAAGAAGCGGAGTTCATCGACACGACGGCGAAGGCGCTGTACGAGCGCGTGCTCGGGATGTGTGAATGA
- a CDS encoding sulfotransferase yields the protein MSEFSPVLDGQRPVFIVGHPRSGTTLAQQLLSAHPDIWSGPETHLYTHVLEGVPQWDTRSISRADLPQIVRRLAGKPGIELSAAARGTLDSLADRGELGAARLLDVVMSDLKPADSTASRWLEKTPRHVYHIDAILRLFPDARIIHVLRDPRDVASSPVRFRELEPGLERSVLVLERGHRWNDVVALTDALVSESRMITVRYEDLIGDTERVLEAIMQHAGLLTDLTVLDRFSDTYAQVTIERESVRKQLNSAGKIVDRRGIYRQRMAAEEIVIIDTVCRNAMQAKGYTPDNAPDDALVSRIQRERAARRSKPVAPSVMERVKRSGKRVLQALGLRPAKRR from the coding sequence ATGAGTGAATTCTCGCCGGTTCTCGACGGCCAGCGCCCGGTGTTCATCGTTGGACATCCACGCTCAGGTACGACGCTGGCGCAGCAGCTTCTGTCGGCACACCCCGACATCTGGAGCGGCCCGGAGACACACCTGTACACGCACGTGCTCGAAGGCGTGCCGCAGTGGGACACCCGCTCGATCAGCCGCGCGGATCTGCCGCAGATCGTTCGGCGGTTGGCCGGCAAACCGGGAATCGAGCTTAGCGCGGCCGCGCGCGGCACACTGGACTCGCTTGCCGATCGCGGTGAATTGGGCGCGGCCCGCCTACTGGATGTCGTTATGAGCGACCTCAAGCCGGCCGACAGCACCGCGTCGCGATGGCTGGAAAAGACGCCGCGGCACGTATATCACATCGACGCGATCCTGCGTTTATTTCCGGACGCGCGCATTATCCACGTCCTGCGCGACCCGCGCGATGTCGCCAGTTCGCCGGTGCGCTTCCGCGAGCTGGAACCGGGACTTGAGCGCAGTGTGCTGGTACTGGAACGCGGCCACCGCTGGAACGACGTCGTCGCATTGACCGACGCGCTGGTGTCCGAGTCGCGCATGATCACGGTGCGCTACGAGGACTTGATCGGCGACACCGAACGCGTGCTTGAGGCGATAATGCAGCACGCCGGCCTGCTCACCGACCTCACCGTGCTGGACCGCTTCAGCGACACGTATGCGCAGGTCACCATCGAGCGCGAGAGCGTGCGCAAGCAGCTCAACAGCGCCGGCAAGATTGTCGACCGGCGCGGAATTTACCGGCAGCGCATGGCGGCCGAAGAGATCGTCATCATCGACACGGTGTGCCGGAACGCGATGCAGGCAAAAGGCTATACGCCCGACAATGCGCCAGACGACGCGCTCGTCTCGCGTATTCAACGTGAACGCGCCGCGCGCCGGTCCAAGCCGGTTGCCCCGTCCGTAATGGAGCGAGTGAAGCGGTCGGGCAAACGGGTATTGCAGGCACTCGGACTGCGACCCGCGAAACGGCGCTAG
- a CDS encoding 3-deoxy-manno-octulosonate cytidylyltransferase, whose product MHIVGIIPARMGSSRFPGKPLREIAGVPMVGHCYFRSAMSETLDAVYIATCDQEIADYAHTIGATAIMTSESHQRASDRTAEALVKIEHMTGRPVDIVVMIQGDEPMLRPEMIDEALKPMIEDDSVRVVNLMAPLKTGEEHDDINEVKVVVDRHNNALYFSREAIPSRRKGGEGVTKLKQVCIIPFRREFLLEFNELEPTPLEIAESVDMNRVLEHGYDVRMVYTQYDVYSVDTEEDRAKVEALMAVDPLLDSYRSRQ is encoded by the coding sequence CTGCATATCGTCGGTATCATCCCCGCCCGCATGGGATCGTCCCGTTTCCCCGGCAAACCGCTGCGGGAAATCGCCGGTGTGCCAATGGTCGGGCACTGTTACTTCCGCAGCGCCATGAGCGAGACGCTCGACGCAGTGTACATCGCCACCTGCGATCAGGAGATTGCGGACTACGCGCATACCATCGGCGCGACGGCCATCATGACCAGCGAGTCGCACCAGCGCGCCAGCGACCGTACCGCCGAAGCGCTCGTCAAGATCGAGCACATGACCGGCCGGCCGGTCGACATCGTCGTGATGATCCAAGGCGACGAGCCGATGCTGCGCCCGGAGATGATCGACGAGGCGCTCAAGCCGATGATCGAAGACGACAGCGTGCGTGTCGTCAACCTGATGGCACCGCTCAAGACCGGCGAGGAACACGACGACATCAACGAGGTCAAGGTCGTTGTGGATCGCCACAACAACGCGTTGTACTTCTCGCGTGAGGCAATCCCGTCTCGGCGCAAGGGCGGTGAAGGCGTCACCAAGCTGAAGCAGGTGTGCATCATCCCGTTCCGGCGCGAATTCCTGCTTGAGTTCAACGAACTGGAGCCAACGCCGCTGGAAATCGCCGAGTCGGTCGACATGAACCGCGTGCTCGAACACGGGTACGACGTCCGCATGGTGTATACGCAGTACGACGTCTACAGCGTGGACACCGAGGAAGATCGCGCGAAGGTGGAAGCCCTGATGGCCGTCGATCCGCTGCTCGACTCATATCGGAGCCGCCAGTGA